The following proteins are co-located in the Alkalibaculum bacchi genome:
- a CDS encoding ATP synthase subunit C, which produces MMNFIMYSVIFIVFSTIAAGVYFLKKGYNENTKIKALLKFNLSAFIPAMFMAVILLVPDMVRAAEVGNSSAGMGYLGAALSTGLACLGCGVAVGNVGSAALGAVSEDEKMLGKTLIYVGLAEGIAIYGLVISIMILGAL; this is translated from the coding sequence ATGATGAATTTTATTATGTACAGTGTTATTTTTATTGTTTTCTCAACGATTGCAGCTGGGGTTTATTTTTTAAAGAAGGGCTACAATGAAAATACAAAGATTAAAGCTTTGTTAAAATTTAACCTTTCAGCTTTTATCCCTGCGATGTTTATGGCTGTTATTCTTTTAGTGCCAGATATGGTAAGAGCAGCTGAAGTTGGTAATAGTAGTGCTGGTATGGGGTATCTTGGAGCAGCCTTATCTACAGGATTAGCATGTCTTGGTTGCGGCGTAGCCGTTGGTAATGTAGGTTCTGCAGCATTAGGCGCAGTATCAGAAGATGAAAAGATGCTAGGTAAAACATTGATTTATGTAGGCCTTGCAGAAGGTATTGCAATTTACGGTTTGGTTATTTCTATTATGATTTTAGGAGCACTGTAG
- a CDS encoding V-type ATP synthase subunit E: protein MITVEDKIRAFSKYVYDKQVKNSNNMIKDIEEKNMLALEAKQRELEDKYNSVIEKTLIKTEIESQKIISSAKIEAKNSILNLKGNLLSQLNGEILQSFNDYVNDHEYISYIDKLLEDSEDFLLQSRVKIFLVERDVKKFESKIKVKYPNAEILTIGDENIGGFIIESISTNERVDQTILRKVNEWKNEIGIRLYEALEE, encoded by the coding sequence GTGATCACTGTAGAAGACAAAATACGAGCTTTTTCGAAATACGTTTATGACAAGCAAGTGAAAAATTCTAATAATATGATTAAAGATATAGAAGAAAAAAATATGCTTGCTTTAGAAGCCAAACAAAGAGAACTTGAAGATAAGTACAATTCTGTGATTGAAAAGACTCTTATAAAAACAGAAATAGAGTCTCAAAAAATCATTTCATCAGCTAAAATCGAAGCTAAGAACAGTATTTTGAATTTAAAAGGGAATTTACTTTCTCAGCTCAATGGTGAAATCCTTCAATCTTTTAATGACTATGTAAATGATCATGAATATATTTCATACATAGATAAATTATTAGAAGATTCTGAAGATTTTTTACTCCAATCTAGAGTAAAAATATTTCTTGTGGAAAGAGATGTAAAGAAATTTGAAAGCAAAATCAAAGTCAAGTATCCAAATGCTGAAATTCTCACTATAGGCGATGAAAACATTGGTGGTTTTATCATTGAGTCTATTTCAACCAATGAGAGAGTCGATCAAACAATACTGAGAAAAGTGAATGAATGGAAAAATGAAATCGGCATTAGACTTTACGAAGCACTTGAAGAGTAG
- a CDS encoding V-type ATP synthase subunit F has translation MKSFLLSDNRDTYIGLKLVGIDGVYLQKGDDILKAYKTAISEEYGIIFLTEKIYHEIKEEVIKTKTTRKMPLITVIPDRHGYANDKEKITSYIKESIGL, from the coding sequence ATGAAGTCATTTTTGCTCAGTGATAATCGGGACACCTATATAGGCCTAAAATTAGTTGGCATAGATGGTGTGTATCTTCAAAAAGGTGACGATATATTAAAAGCGTATAAAACTGCCATTTCTGAAGAATATGGCATTATATTTCTTACAGAAAAAATCTACCATGAAATAAAAGAAGAAGTTATTAAAACAAAAACCACTAGGAAGATGCCTTTAATTACAGTCATTCCGGATCGCCACGGTTATGCTAATGATAAAGAAAAAATTACAAGCTATATCAAAGAGTCTATAGGGCTCTAA